Within the Thermanaeromonas toyohensis ToBE genome, the region AGAGATACTGGATTATCTAGAAGGTGAAGAAGCAGGTATAAAGAGCGCGACGCTACTCATAAAAGGGGAAAACGCTTATGGGTACCTTAAGGCGGAAAAGGGGGTCCACCGTCTGGTACGTATCTCCCCCTTTGACGCTGCTGGACGACGGCATACCTCCTTTGCTTCAGTGGAAGTGATCCCCGAAGTGGAGTTCGATAACGAGGTGGAAATACGGCCGGAGGACCTCAAAATAGATACCTTTCGTTCCCAAGGTGCAGGAGGCCAGCACGTTAATAAAACGGATTCTGCTGTACGTATCACCCACTTACCTACAGGTATTGTAGTGACCTGCCAGAACGAGCGCTCCCAGCATGCTAATAAGCTTACGGCTTTAAAGATTTTAAGGGCTAAGCTCCTAGAAAGGAAACTGAAAGAGCAAGAAGAGGAGCTTTTGCGGCTTAAGGGAGAACAGCGGGAGATCGCCTGGGGGAATCAGATCCGTTCCTATGTTTTTCATCCCTATAGCCTAGTAAAGGACCACCGCACAGGCGTGGAAATAGGGAATGTCCAGGCAGTAATGGACGGTTGGTTGGATCCCTTTATTAAGGCCTACTTACAGCAGCAGATTAACAAAGGGCTCTCTTAAAAAAGAGAGCCCAACTTTTTCCTTGACAGGTTTTGTTCCTTGCCTTAATATGGTATTAGTATTTTGGGTCTTTTGGGACATAACTTTAGGGATTTTTGGGTATCTTGGCTACTAGAGCATCCCTACACCTAAAAAGGGAGGAGGAAGCCCATGGCTTTACCTAGCAATTGGCAAGCGGCTAAAAAGTTGGTAGCGGAGAGAACCTTACAGGAGGTTTTCAGATATATAGAGCGCAATCCGGAGGAAAACTTCCCTCGCCTCTTGGGTATTGCGCGCCTTATAGCCCGTAAAGAAGAACATAAACAGCAGATAGAAAGTCTCCTTAGGGTCTACCAGCAAAATCCTGCCATCCGAGCTTATGTAAACCGCCTGTTTACAGAGCTCCATCCTAACGTAAAAAAGCGTATGGTATATAATTGGTTTGTAAACGCTATGCTCTTAGGTATCCCCCGGCAACAGCAAGTGGAAGAGGAAACTGGTATCCACATACCTAACTTTTTCTTGATCGATCCTACCAGCGCCTGTAACTTGCGGTGTTATGGCTGTTGGGCAGGGGAATATGCCAAGCATGATACCTTGGAGCTTGACTTAGTGGATCGGTTGTGCCGGGAGGCCAAGGAAGTAGGTATTTATTGGTTAGTCATGTCCGGAGGGGAGCCTTTCTTATGGCCCCATCTATTTGAACTAGCCCAGAGGCACCAGGATATGGCCTTTATGTTATACACCAATGGTACCCTTATAACCGATGAGATAGCCGACCGCATTGTGGAAGTGGGCAATATTTCGCCGGCCATAAGTCTTGAGGGATGGCGAGAGCGGACAGATGCCCGCCGCGGACGGGGAGTCTTCGACCGGGTAATAGCCGCTATGGACCGCCTGCGGCAGCGAGGAGCAGTCTTCGGAGCTTCTATTACCATTACTAGGGAAAATGTAGAAGAAGTAACTAGCGACGAGTTTGTGGATTTCTTAATCGAGCATGGTGTGGCTTATGTGTGGACTTTCCATTACATTCCTGTGGGTCGGGATCCGGATCTCTCCCTGGTGATAACTCCTGAGCAGAGGGCTTATTTGGCCGAACGCATTCCTTACCTCCGTACCCATAAACCCATTCAGATGGCCGATTTCTGGAATGATGGCGAATTAACAGGTGGGTGCATAGCCGGCGGTCGGCGTTACTTCCATATTACCGCTAGCGGTGATGTGGAACCTTGCGCTTTTGTCCATTTTGCTGTAGATAATATTAAAGAGAAAACTTTGAAGGAGGTCCTGGCCTCACCTTTCTTCCGGGCTTACCAGCGCCGCCAGCCTTTCAGCCCCAACCTTCTTCGCCCCTGCCCCATTATAGATGTGC harbors:
- a CDS encoding radical SAM protein, coding for MALPSNWQAAKKLVAERTLQEVFRYIERNPEENFPRLLGIARLIARKEEHKQQIESLLRVYQQNPAIRAYVNRLFTELHPNVKKRMVYNWFVNAMLLGIPRQQQVEEETGIHIPNFFLIDPTSACNLRCYGCWAGEYAKHDTLELDLVDRLCREAKEVGIYWLVMSGGEPFLWPHLFELAQRHQDMAFMLYTNGTLITDEIADRIVEVGNISPAISLEGWRERTDARRGRGVFDRVIAAMDRLRQRGAVFGASITITRENVEEVTSDEFVDFLIEHGVAYVWTFHYIPVGRDPDLSLVITPEQRAYLAERIPYLRTHKPIQMADFWNDGELTGGCIAGGRRYFHITASGDVEPCAFVHFAVDNIKEKTLKEVLASPFFRAYQRRQPFSPNLLRPCPIIDVPEALREIVAETGARPTHPGAEMVLKGSIGSFLDMNSRRWAEVADTIWQKRHPEDRAREWTAAR
- the prfB gene encoding peptide chain release factor 2 (programmed frameshift), with the protein product MLEDLKPYFIELKEHLEELRVSLDLDKKQEEIASLEAEMGYPGFWEDRERAEEVTRRVSFLRERVKRWEELANKLQNLYELWELAIAEGDHSLEPELEEELESLKARVERITLDTLLTGPYDRNNAILSLHPGAGGTESQDWAAMLLRMYMRWAEERGFEVEILDYLEGEEAGIKSATLLIKGENAYGYLKAEKGVHRLVRISPFDAAGRRHTSFASVEVIPEVEFDNEVEIRPEDLKIDTFRSQGAGGQHVNKTDSAVRITHLPTGIVVTCQNERSQHANKLTALKILRAKLLERKLKEQEEELLRLKGEQREIAWGNQIRSYVFHPYSLVKDHRTGVEIGNVQAVMDGWLDPFIKAYLQQQINKGLS